In Streptomyces sp. NBC_00878, a single window of DNA contains:
- a CDS encoding ABC transporter permease, translating to MAATQVVRSEWTKIRSVASTVWTLSLAAVVTVALGVLISLLSKNEFDDLSTNDRLSFDPTFISFAGMSLGQLAMIVFGVLVVSNEYSTGMIRTSLAAVPQRGAFLFSKIAVATGLAFVVALATSFVAFFLGQAMLGSHRASIGDPGVLRAVIGGGLYMTLVAVFSMGVATMLRSPMLSLGILMPFFFLISAILGNVSATKKIGQFLPDQAGSKIMQVVTPVDDDVPYGPWGGLGIMVLWVVVAVAGGYALLKRRDA from the coding sequence ATGGCCGCGACCCAGGTCGTCCGGTCCGAGTGGACCAAGATCCGGTCGGTGGCGTCCACGGTGTGGACGCTCAGTCTCGCCGCGGTGGTCACCGTCGCACTCGGCGTGCTCATCTCGCTGCTGTCCAAGAACGAGTTCGACGATCTGAGCACGAACGACCGCCTCTCCTTCGACCCGACGTTCATCAGCTTCGCGGGGATGAGCCTCGGTCAGCTGGCGATGATCGTGTTCGGCGTGCTGGTGGTGTCCAACGAGTACAGCACCGGCATGATCCGTACGTCGCTCGCCGCGGTGCCGCAGCGCGGCGCGTTCCTCTTCAGCAAGATCGCGGTGGCCACCGGACTCGCCTTCGTCGTCGCCCTCGCCACCAGTTTCGTCGCCTTCTTCCTCGGCCAGGCGATGCTCGGCTCGCACCGGGCGTCGATCGGCGACCCGGGTGTCCTGCGCGCGGTCATCGGCGGCGGCCTCTACATGACCCTCGTCGCCGTCTTCTCGATGGGCGTCGCCACGATGCTCCGCAGCCCGATGCTCTCCCTCGGCATCCTGATGCCCTTCTTCTTCCTGATCTCCGCCATCCTCGGCAACGTCTCCGCCACCAAGAAGATCGGCCAGTTCCTCCCGGACCAGGCGGGCAGCAAGATCATGCAGGTGGTGACCCCGGTCGACGACGACGTCCCGTACGGACCCTGGGGCGGCCTGGGCATCATGGTCCTGTGGGTCGTGGTGGCGGTGGCGGGCGGATACGCGCTGCTGAAAAGGCGGGACGCGTAG
- a CDS encoding ATP/GTP-binding protein yields MSPRRNRPKGAGDSGRSAEADPADRYGGWQSTESWQGEAWSVRHVAGASAQGKTYRCPGCDQQIPSGLPHVVAWPEHSGVDERRHWHKACWNAKDRRTTRVQRSRNAPRF; encoded by the coding sequence GTGTCCCCGCGTCGCAACCGTCCCAAGGGTGCCGGTGACTCCGGCCGGAGCGCGGAGGCGGATCCGGCCGACCGCTACGGCGGCTGGCAGTCGACGGAGAGCTGGCAGGGCGAGGCCTGGAGCGTGCGGCACGTGGCGGGTGCGAGCGCGCAGGGCAAGACGTACCGCTGCCCGGGCTGCGACCAGCAGATTCCCTCCGGGCTGCCGCACGTGGTCGCCTGGCCCGAGCACTCCGGCGTGGACGAGCGGCGCCACTGGCACAAGGCGTGCTGGAACGCGAAGGACCGCCGCACCACACGGGTGCAGCGGTCCAGGAACGCGCCAAGGTTCTAG
- a CDS encoding LLM class flavin-dependent oxidoreductase, protein MRVGSFVLAAQFPGQGQGEALHRAVRSAEVAEEAGLDAVWLAEHHFVPYGTCPSAITLAALLLGRTRRIRVGTAVSVLPTVHPVALGEQAALLHVTSGGRFSLGVGRGGPWVDLEVFGAGLEAYEKGFPESLDLLVRWLRDPSVAGGSERFGFREVPVVPRPSEALTGGERPEVVVACTSPASVKLAAGRGLPMLLGMHVGDEEKAEMVALWRTHARDAGYSPDEIADAAHVSAGIAQVADRRTDAVEMLLKAMPGWLKQGLDAHVTVDGRARSMRDPVAYTELLCGLHPVGTPRLCADRLAATSERTGITRFALLMEGSGDLAATEENVRRLGDEVLPRLR, encoded by the coding sequence ATGCGCGTAGGAAGTTTTGTACTGGCGGCCCAGTTCCCGGGGCAAGGTCAGGGGGAGGCACTGCACCGTGCGGTGCGGTCCGCCGAGGTCGCCGAAGAAGCCGGGCTCGACGCCGTATGGCTGGCCGAGCACCACTTCGTGCCGTACGGGACGTGCCCGTCGGCCATCACGCTCGCGGCGTTGCTGCTCGGCCGCACCCGGCGGATCCGGGTCGGCACGGCGGTCAGCGTGCTGCCCACCGTGCACCCCGTGGCGCTCGGCGAGCAGGCCGCCCTGCTGCACGTGACCTCCGGCGGGCGGTTCTCTCTCGGGGTGGGACGCGGCGGCCCGTGGGTGGACCTGGAGGTCTTCGGGGCGGGTCTCGAAGCGTACGAGAAGGGGTTCCCGGAATCACTCGATCTGCTGGTGCGCTGGCTGCGCGACCCGTCCGTCGCGGGCGGGTCCGAGCGCTTCGGCTTCCGTGAAGTCCCTGTCGTACCAAGGCCGTCGGAGGCGCTGACGGGCGGTGAGCGCCCCGAGGTCGTCGTCGCCTGCACCTCACCGGCGAGCGTCAAGCTCGCCGCCGGGCGCGGGCTGCCGATGCTCCTCGGGATGCATGTCGGCGACGAGGAGAAGGCGGAGATGGTCGCGCTGTGGCGAACGCACGCGCGCGACGCGGGGTACTCGCCGGACGAGATCGCGGACGCGGCCCATGTCTCGGCCGGCATCGCCCAGGTCGCGGACCGGCGCACGGACGCGGTCGAGATGCTCCTCAAGGCCATGCCGGGCTGGCTGAAGCAGGGTCTCGACGCCCATGTGACCGTGGACGGCCGCGCCCGCTCGATGCGGGACCCGGTGGCCTACACCGAACTGCTCTGCGGCCTGCACCCGGTGGGCACGCCCCGCCTGTGCGCCGACCGCCTCGCGGCGACGTCCGAGCGCACGGGGATCACGCGCTTCGCGCTTCTCATGGAGGGCTCGGGCGACCTGGCGGCGACCGAGGAGAACGTACGACGACTCGGGGACGAGGTGCTGCCACGACTGCGGTGA
- a CDS encoding ATP-binding cassette domain-containing protein, with amino-acid sequence MIELEGLTKRYGEKMAVNHLTFTVRPGIVTGFLGPNGAGKSTTMRMLLGLDRPTAGDVRIDGQHYDHLKDPLKYIGALLDAKAMHGGRSAFNHLLCLAQSNGIPKARVHEVLDTVGLTAVAKKKAKGFSLGMGQRLGIAGALLGDPRILMFDEPVNGLDPEGIHWIRNLMKSLAAQGRTVFVSSHLMSEMALTADHLVVIGQGRLLADTSMADFIRQNSRSYVRIRSPQRERLLDVLHEAGITAVETGGGSLEVDGGKPELIGELAAQHQIALHELSPQQASLEEAFMQLTAESVEYHAHSDPGLGGTGPPAAPPAGQQRPQWGNDWKKG; translated from the coding sequence ATGATCGAGCTTGAGGGGCTTACCAAGCGGTACGGCGAGAAGATGGCGGTGAATCATCTGACGTTCACCGTGCGGCCGGGGATCGTGACCGGGTTTCTGGGGCCGAACGGGGCCGGGAAGTCCACGACGATGCGGATGCTGCTCGGGCTCGACCGGCCGACCGCTGGTGACGTACGGATCGACGGGCAGCACTACGACCACCTCAAGGACCCGCTGAAGTACATCGGGGCCCTGCTCGACGCGAAGGCCATGCACGGCGGCCGCAGCGCGTTCAACCACCTCCTGTGCCTCGCGCAGAGCAACGGGATTCCGAAGGCGCGGGTGCATGAGGTCCTCGACACCGTCGGCCTCACGGCGGTGGCGAAGAAGAAGGCGAAGGGCTTCTCGCTCGGCATGGGGCAGCGGCTCGGCATCGCGGGCGCGCTGCTCGGCGACCCGCGGATCCTGATGTTCGACGAGCCGGTCAACGGGCTCGACCCCGAGGGCATCCACTGGATCCGGAACCTGATGAAGTCCCTGGCCGCCCAGGGCCGTACGGTCTTCGTCTCCTCGCATCTGATGAGCGAGATGGCGCTGACCGCCGACCACCTCGTCGTGATCGGCCAGGGCCGGCTGCTCGCCGACACCTCCATGGCCGACTTCATTCGGCAGAACTCACGGTCGTACGTACGGATCCGGTCGCCCCAGCGGGAGCGGCTGCTCGATGTGCTGCACGAGGCCGGGATCACCGCCGTGGAGACGGGCGGCGGGTCGCTGGAGGTGGACGGCGGGAAGCCGGAGCTCATCGGTGAGCTGGCCGCGCAGCACCAGATCGCGCTGCATGAGCTGAGCCCCCAGCAGGCCTCGCTGGAAGAGGCGTTCATGCAGCTGACGGCGGAGTCGGTGGAGTACCACGCGCACTCGGACCCGGGGCTCGGCGGCACCGGGCCGCCCGCCGCGCCGCCCGCCGGGCAGCAGAGGCCCCAGTGGGGCAACGACTGGAAGAAGGGCTGA
- a CDS encoding ABC transporter ATP-binding protein translates to MIEAVGLTKRYGDKTAVYNLSFQVRPGSVTGFLGPNGSGKSTTMRMILGLDNPSSGQVTIGGFPYRKLPNAPRQVGALLDAKAVHGGRHARNHLLCLAQLSGIPARRVDEVLGVVGLQDVAKKRSKGFSLGMGQRLGIAAALLGDPQVLLFDEPVNGLDPEGILWVRNLMKSLAAEGRTIFVSSHLMSEMALTADHLIVIGRGQLLADMSIRDFISHNSADFARVRTSDTEPQQREKLTAALTEAGGQVLPEQDGALRVMGLPLPRISDVAHDSDVRLWELSPHQASLEEAYMRMTQGAVDYRSSIDQREGLGPELPPGAMPPPQMPVPGQGQPGWYAPPSPQQGGQPFAMPQAQPPAGPYGAPVAPAAPGAGEPNPYAQPAGTRPTAAAAQPSAAPDLTKPEDAR, encoded by the coding sequence ATGATCGAGGCAGTCGGCCTGACGAAGCGCTATGGCGACAAGACAGCCGTATACAACCTTTCCTTCCAGGTAAGGCCGGGTTCCGTCACCGGCTTCCTCGGGCCCAACGGGTCGGGCAAGTCGACGACCATGCGGATGATCCTCGGGCTCGACAACCCCAGCTCCGGCCAGGTGACGATCGGCGGATTCCCGTACCGCAAGCTGCCCAACGCCCCCCGCCAGGTCGGCGCGCTCCTTGATGCCAAGGCCGTGCACGGTGGCCGGCACGCCCGCAACCACCTCCTGTGCCTCGCGCAGCTGTCGGGCATCCCGGCCCGCCGGGTGGACGAGGTGCTGGGCGTCGTCGGCCTCCAGGACGTGGCGAAAAAGCGCTCCAAGGGCTTCTCGCTCGGTATGGGCCAGCGGCTCGGTATCGCCGCAGCGCTGCTCGGCGACCCTCAGGTGCTGCTCTTCGACGAACCGGTCAACGGACTCGACCCCGAGGGCATCCTCTGGGTACGGAACCTGATGAAGTCGCTGGCCGCGGAGGGCCGGACCATCTTCGTCTCCTCCCACCTCATGAGCGAGATGGCCCTCACCGCCGACCACCTCATCGTGATCGGCCGCGGCCAGCTGCTCGCCGACATGAGCATCCGCGACTTCATCTCGCACAACTCCGCCGACTTCGCGCGTGTACGTACGTCCGACACCGAGCCCCAGCAGCGCGAGAAGCTGACGGCGGCACTGACCGAGGCGGGCGGCCAGGTGCTGCCCGAGCAGGACGGCGCGCTGCGTGTCATGGGCCTGCCGCTCCCCCGCATCAGCGACGTCGCGCACGACTCCGACGTACGCCTGTGGGAGCTCTCCCCGCACCAGGCCTCGCTGGAGGAGGCGTACATGCGGATGACGCAGGGCGCCGTCGACTACCGCTCCTCCATCGACCAGCGCGAGGGCCTGGGGCCGGAGCTGCCGCCGGGCGCGATGCCGCCGCCGCAGATGCCGGTGCCGGGCCAGGGCCAGCCGGGCTGGTACGCCCCGCCGTCGCCCCAGCAGGGCGGGCAGCCGTTCGCGATGCCGCAGGCACAGCCGCCCGCGGGCCCGTACGGCGCCCCGGTCGCCCCGGCCGCGCCCGGAGCGGGCGAGCCCAACCCGTACGCCCAGCCCGCCGGCACCCGGCCCACGGCCGCCGCCGCGCAGCCCTCCGCCGCCCCCGACCTGACCAAGCCCGAGGACGCCCGATGA
- a CDS encoding SCO5389 family protein, producing the protein MSLDVSPALLEKAERGEVDEAEFVDCVRISLPYAWEMISSLVAQLKVDGGKFADNQTPPPDEQARGQLLRALASDAIRGALQRHFGVRLAFQNCHRVAVFPLDGSVDDTLTRFTSVRSQLLNQSPEFRDC; encoded by the coding sequence ATGTCGCTGGACGTCTCACCGGCCCTACTCGAAAAGGCCGAGCGAGGCGAGGTCGACGAAGCGGAATTTGTCGACTGCGTCCGGATTTCCCTGCCTTACGCATGGGAGATGATCAGCTCCCTGGTGGCCCAGCTGAAGGTGGACGGCGGCAAGTTCGCCGACAACCAGACGCCTCCGCCGGATGAGCAGGCGCGCGGCCAGCTGCTGCGTGCGCTCGCGAGTGACGCGATACGCGGTGCGCTGCAGCGGCACTTCGGGGTGCGCCTGGCCTTCCAGAACTGCCACCGGGTGGCGGTGTTCCCGCTGGACGGCTCGGTGGACGACACCTTGACTCGCTTCACCTCGGTGCGCAGTCAGTTGTTGAATCAGTCGCCGGAGTTCCGGGACTGCTGA
- a CDS encoding ABC transporter permease: MSTPQHQMQQPAAPAPNWQGAPGTSYTSPIPVTRTHLGHALASEWTKIKSVRSTMWTLGAFLLLVVGIGFLVAAHLTETGYDDSPYTLPAFSGLLLGQLCLITLGVLVISSEYGTGMIRATFTASPQRHRVLTAKLLIFFVVAFVVSALAIGVVGLITSGMDGGTSDTPWGGTVLMGALYVSLLGVLALAVGSMLRHSAGAITAMLGVVLVPAVLPLMPKKMMEYNAPNALAQIFHLDSEGGNGGPQLVFLAVVTAAAIAGAYVLLEKRDV, translated from the coding sequence ATGAGCACGCCCCAGCACCAGATGCAGCAGCCGGCCGCCCCTGCCCCCAACTGGCAGGGCGCGCCCGGGACTTCGTACACCTCTCCGATTCCGGTCACGCGCACCCACCTCGGTCACGCGCTCGCGTCCGAGTGGACGAAGATCAAGTCGGTGCGTTCCACGATGTGGACGCTCGGTGCCTTCCTTCTCCTGGTCGTCGGCATCGGCTTCCTGGTCGCCGCCCATCTCACCGAGACGGGCTACGACGACTCCCCGTACACGCTCCCCGCCTTCTCCGGGCTGCTCCTCGGGCAGCTCTGCCTGATCACACTGGGCGTGCTGGTGATCTCGTCGGAGTACGGCACGGGCATGATCCGTGCGACCTTCACGGCGTCGCCCCAGCGCCACCGGGTGCTCACCGCCAAGCTGCTGATCTTCTTCGTCGTCGCGTTCGTCGTGTCGGCGCTCGCCATCGGGGTGGTCGGCCTGATCACGTCGGGCATGGACGGCGGGACGTCGGACACGCCGTGGGGCGGGACCGTCCTGATGGGCGCGCTGTACGTGTCACTGCTCGGCGTCCTCGCGCTCGCGGTGGGCTCGATGCTGCGGCACTCCGCCGGCGCGATCACCGCGATGCTCGGTGTGGTGCTGGTGCCCGCGGTCCTGCCCTTGATGCCCAAGAAGATGATGGAGTACAACGCTCCGAACGCGCTCGCCCAGATCTTCCACCTCGACTCCGAGGGCGGGAACGGCGGCCCACAGCTCGTCTTCCTCGCCGTGGTGACCGCGGCGGCGATCGCCGGCGCCTACGTACTACTGGAGAAGCGGGATGTGTAA